In Betaproteobacteria bacterium, one genomic interval encodes:
- a CDS encoding cytochrome C produces the protein MAALFLAFTGIAPAKAAVDAEAAEALARKNACFKCHAIDKTKVGPPYKRVAARLKTKPDGVETIIEHITTGPLIELPDGTNERHKIIDTKDPKELRNLAEWILSL, from the coding sequence ATTGCAGCATTGTTTCTTGCTTTCACCGGCATCGCGCCGGCGAAGGCGGCGGTCGATGCCGAGGCCGCCGAGGCGCTCGCCCGGAAGAACGCCTGCTTCAAGTGTCACGCCATCGACAAGACCAAGGTCGGCCCGCCGTATAAACGTGTTGCGGCGCGGCTCAAGACCAAGCCGGACGGCGTGGAAACGATCATCGAACACATCACGACCGGCCCGCTCATCGAGTTGCCGGACGGTACTAACGAGAGACACAAGATCATCGACACCAAGGATCCGAAGGAACTCAGGAATCTGGCGGAGTGGATTCTTTCGCTTTGA
- a CDS encoding DedA family protein yields MPFDLSPETGLWGLFLSAFVSATILPGNSEIALVAVLAKFPQLFWEAIVVATIGNTLGGMTSYLIGRIVPNKAEGKALAWLRRYGEWTLLLSWVPLIGDALCVAAGWLRINPWLALAMLAIGKCARYLVLALGWAMVGANAFT; encoded by the coding sequence ATGCCGTTTGACCTGTCTCCCGAAACCGGCCTCTGGGGCCTCTTCCTGTCCGCGTTCGTCTCCGCCACCATCCTCCCCGGCAATTCGGAAATCGCGCTGGTCGCGGTACTCGCCAAATTCCCGCAACTGTTCTGGGAAGCAATCGTTGTCGCCACGATCGGCAACACGCTGGGCGGCATGACTTCTTACCTGATCGGCCGCATCGTCCCCAACAAAGCGGAAGGCAAGGCGCTGGCGTGGCTCAGGCGCTATGGCGAATGGACGCTGCTGCTGTCGTGGGTGCCGTTGATCGGCGATGCGCTGTGCGTGGCCGCCGGCTGGCTGCGCATCAATCCCTGGCTTGCGCTGGCGATGCTGGCGATCGGCAAATGCGCGCGCTATCTCGTGCTCGCATTGGGCTGGGCGATGGTTGGGGCCAACGCGTTCACCTGA
- a CDS encoding phenylalanine 4-monooxygenase, with protein MRPDYTVEQDYARYTPAEQELWKRLYARQSVLVPKYGCDEFCDVLATLNFSAGIPHFDEINVKLIAATGWTLVAVPGLLPDDVFFTHLANRRFPVSVWLRNPEEFEYIVEPDIFHDFFGHVPLLFNKVFADYLEAYGKGGVKAKGLNALDYLARLYWYTVEFGLIRTPKGLRTYGAGILSSAGELPYCVESPKPNRIKFELLRVMQSNYKIDTFQETYFVIDSFHELFDATAPDFTPYYTVLKQRPDIAANATIPEDKLVKL; from the coding sequence ATGCGGCCGGATTACACGGTGGAGCAGGATTACGCGCGCTACACCCCAGCCGAACAGGAATTGTGGAAACGCCTGTACGCGCGCCAGTCGGTGCTGGTGCCCAAGTACGGTTGCGATGAATTTTGCGATGTTCTCGCGACGCTGAATTTCAGCGCGGGCATTCCGCATTTCGATGAAATCAACGTCAAGCTCATTGCGGCCACCGGCTGGACGCTGGTCGCCGTGCCGGGCCTGTTGCCCGACGACGTGTTCTTCACGCATCTCGCCAACCGCCGCTTCCCGGTGTCGGTGTGGCTGCGCAATCCCGAGGAATTCGAGTACATCGTCGAGCCGGATATCTTTCACGATTTCTTCGGCCACGTGCCGCTGCTGTTCAACAAAGTGTTCGCGGATTACCTGGAAGCGTACGGCAAGGGCGGCGTAAAGGCCAAGGGCCTCAATGCGCTCGATTACCTCGCGCGACTTTACTGGTACACGGTGGAATTCGGGCTGATCCGCACGCCCAAGGGTCTGCGCACGTACGGGGCGGGCATCCTTTCCTCGGCGGGTGAATTGCCCTACTGCGTCGAGAGCCCGAAACCAAATCGCATCAAGTTCGAGCTGCTGCGGGTGATGCAATCGAATTACAAGATCGATACGTTTCAGGAAACGTATTTCGTCATCGACAGTTTTCACGAATTGTTCGACGCCACCGCGCCGGATTTCACGCCGTACTACACCGTGCTGAAGCAACGCCCGGACATCGCCGCCAATGCGACAATCCCAGAGGACAAATTGGTCAAACTCTAG